Proteins from a genomic interval of Benincasa hispida cultivar B227 chromosome 7, ASM972705v1, whole genome shotgun sequence:
- the LOC120080811 gene encoding probable aquaporin PIP1-4, with translation MEAKEEDVRLGANRFNERQPIGTAAQSQDDAKDYNEPPPAPLFEPEELTSWSFYRAGIAEFFATFLFLYITVLTVMGVVRSKEATGNTCKTVGIQGIAWAFGGMIFALVYCTAGISGGHINPAVTFGLFLARKLSLTRAIFYMVMQCLGAICGAGVVKGFQPKPYERLGGGANVVNEGYTKGDGLGAEIVGTFILVYTVFSATDAKRSARDSHVPILAPLPIGFAVFLVHLATIPITGTGINPARSLGAAIIFNQDKAWDDHWIFWVGPFIGAALAALYHQVVIRAIPFKSK, from the exons ATGGAGGCAAAGGAGGAAGATGTCCGATTGGGAGCCAACCGGTTCAACGAAAGGCAGCCGATTGGAACAGCGGCGCAGAGCCAAGACGACGCCAAGGACTACAACGAGCCACCACCGGCACCTCTGTTCGAGCCAGAGGAGCTCACTTCATGGTCCTTTTACAGAGCCGGAATTGCCGAGTTTTTCGCCACTTTCCTCTTCCTTTACATCACTGTTTTGACCGTCATGGGTGTCGTACGGTCGAAGGAAGCCACTGGGAATACCTGTAAGACCGTCGGGATTCAGGGGATCGCTTGGGCTTTCGGGGGTATGATTTTTGCTCTGGTTTACTGTACTGCTGGAATCTCCGGTGGCCACATTAACCCGGCGGTGACTTTTGGGCTGTTTCTGGCGAGGAAATTGTCGTTGACCAGGGCGATCTTCTACATGGTGATGCAGTGCCTTGGTGCCATCTGCGGCGCCGGCGTGGTGAAGGGGTTCCAACCCAAGCCCTACGAAAGGCTCGGCGGTGGAGCTAACGTTGTGAATGAGGGCTACACCAAAGGGGATGGGCTTGGCGCTGAGATCGTCGGTACTTTCATCCTTGTTTACACCGTCTTCTCCGCCACCGACGCCAAACGCAGCGCCAGAGACTCGCATGTTCCG ATTTTGGCGCCGCTACCAATTGGGTTTGCAGTGTTCTTAGTCCACTTGGCCACAATTCCGATCACCGGCACCGGCATCAACCCAGCCCGGAGTTTGGGAGCCGCCATCATCTTCAACCAGGACAAAGCCTGGGACGATCAC TGGATATTCTGGGTTGGACCGTTCATCGGAGCAGCATTGGCAGCTTTATACCATCAAGTGGTCATCAGAGCCATTCCCTTCAAGTCCAAGTGA